Proteins found in one Larimichthys crocea isolate SSNF unplaced genomic scaffold, L_crocea_2.0 scaffold532, whole genome shotgun sequence genomic segment:
- the sos1 gene encoding son of sevenless homolog 1, producing the protein MQAAQLQYDFFNEENAPKWRGLLVPSLEKVLNQVHPNLVSQQEALQYIEELILLLLSMLCQAQPRTVQDVEERVQKSFPHPIDKWAIADAQAAIEKRKRRNPLALPVDKIHPLLKEVLGYKIDHQVSVYMVAVLEYISADILKLAGNYVRNIRHYEISQQDITVAMCADKVLMDMFHQDEEDISGFPLMDEEPSANEEQSYYELVRSFMSDGRQYLRQLNLLIKVFREPFTSSPMLFSQHDVDSIFSRIVDIHEVTVKLLGLIEDTVEMTDEGSPHPLVGSCFEDLAEELAFDPYETYAQDILRSGFHEHFLSQVSKPGAAFHLQSICEGFKEAVQYVLPRLLLTPVYHCLHLFEILKQLEEKSEDEEDKECLKQAITALLNLQSSMERICSRSLAKRRLSESACRFYSHQMKGKHLAIKKMNEIQKNIDGWEGKDIGQCCNEFIMEGTLTRVGAKHERHIFLFDGLMICCKSNHGPPRLPGAGSTAEYRLKEKFFMRKVQINDKDDKEGEYRHAFEIILKDGNSVVFAAKSAEEKNGWMAALISLQYRSTLERMLDSAMLQEEKEEQMRLPGAEVYRFAEPDSEENVVFEENVQSKSGIPIIKAGTVLKLIERLTFHMYADPNFVRTFLTTYRSFCKPQELLDLLMERFEIPEPRLSEVDQMEGGEQPLSAELKRFRKEFVQPVQLRVLNVCRHWVEHHYYDFERDSHLLRQLEEFIASVRGKAMRKWVESITKIIQRKKQSVPSHSITFQNSPPPIEWHICKPGNTELFDLMTLHPIEIGRQLTLLESDFYRAVQPSELVGSVWTKEDKEIHSPNLLRMIRHTTNLTLWFEKCIVETENLEERVAVVSRIIEILQVFQELNNFNGVLEVVSAMNSSPVYRLDHTFEQIPSRQRKILEEAHDLSEDHYKKYLAKLRSINPPCVPFFGIYLTNILKTEEGNPDFLRRHGKDLINFSKRRKVAEITGEIQQYQNQPYCLRVENDIRKFFENLNPMEDMSEKDFADHLFNKSLEIEPRNARSLPRFVKRYTCPLKSPGIRPTSARPGTMRHPTPLQNEPRKISYSRIPDSEAEGGAVSAPNSPRTPLTPPPASAASSSTDVGSVFDSPQGPSSPFHSRSSSVSSMVSFSRGSEDVPIPPPVPPRRRPESAPAESSPSKVTKMRTCSPLIQEHVLHSHKNTFSTDKTTCTPLTRQHVLH; encoded by the exons ATGCAGGCGGCCCAGCTGCAGTACGACTTCTTCAACGAGGAGAACGCTCCGAAATGGAGAGGCCTGCTGGTGCCTTCACTGgaaaag gtaCTGAATCAGGTGCATCCTAACCTGGTGTCCCAGCAGGAGGCGCTGCAGTACATCGAGGAgctgatcctgctgctgctcagcatGCTGTGTCAGGCTCAACCCCGCACCGTGCAGGACGTCGAG GAGCGAGTCCAGAAGAGTTTTCCTCACCCGATTGATAAATGGGCGATCGCTGACGCTCAGGCCGCCAtcgagaagaggaagaggaggaaccCGCTGGCTCTACCTGTCGACAAAATCCACCCACTGCTCAAG GAAGTGTTGGGTTATAAGATCGACCACCAGGTGTCAGTCTACATGGTGGCTGTGTTGGAGTACATCTCTGCTGACATCCTCAAACTGGCAGGAAACTATGTCAGGAACATCCGACACTACGAGATCTCTCAGCAGGACATCACTGTGGCCATGTGTGCTGACAAG GTTCTGATGGACATGTTCCACCAGGACGAAGAGGACATCAGCGGCTTCCCTCTGATGGACGAGGAGCCGTCAGCCAATGAGGAGCAGAGTTACTATGAGCTGGTGAGGAGCTTCATGTCTGACGGCCGTCAGTACCTGAGGCAGCTCAACCTGCTGATCAAGGTGTTCAGAGAGCCCTTCACCTCCAGCCCCATGCTGTTCTCCCAGCAC gACGTGGACAGTATCTTCAGTCGGATTGTTGATATCCATGAGGTGACGGTGAAGCTGTTGGGTCTGATCGAGGACACAGTGGAGATGACCGATGAAGGAAGTCCTCATCCTCTAGTGGGAAGCTGCTTCGAGGACCTGGCTGag gagCTGGCCTTTGACCCCTATGAGACGTACGCTCAGGACATCCTGCGCTCTGGTTTCCATGAACACTTCCTGAGTCAGGTATCCAAACCAGGAGCCGCCTTCCACCTCCAG tccaTCTGTGAAGGTTTCAAAGAGGCTGTTCAGTACGTTCTGCCCAGACTGCTGCTCACTCCTGTTTACCACTGTCTGCACCTGTTCGAGATACTCAAG CAACTGGAGGAGAagagtgaggatgaggaggataaAGAGTGTCTGAAGCAGGCCATCACTGCTCTGCTCAACCTGCAGAGCAGCATGGAGAGGATCTGCTCCAGGAGCCTGGCTAAGAGGAGGCTCAG CGAGTCGGCGTGTCGTTTCTACAGCCATCAGATGAAGGGGAAGCACCTGGCCATCAAGAAGATGAACGAGATCCAGAAGAACATCGATGGCTGGGAGGGGAAGGACATTGGCCAGTGCTGCAACGAGTTCATCATGGAGGGCACGCTAACCCGCGTGGGCGCCAAACACGAGCGCCACATCTTCCTGTTTGACGGCCTGATGATCTGCTGCAAGTCAAACCACGGACCGCCACGGCTGCCCGGTGCCGGCTCCACTGCAGAGTACCGGCTGAAAGAAAAGTTCTTCATGCGCAAAGTCCAGATCAACGACAAGGATGACAAGGAGGGCGAGTACCGGCACGCCTTCGAAATCATCCTGAAGGATGGGAACAGCGTGGTGTTTGCAGCCAAGTCTGCTGAGGAGAAGAATGGCTGGATGGCGGCGCTGATCTCGCTGCAGTACCGCAGCACGCTGGAGCGCATGCTGGACTCGGCcatgctgcaggaggagaaggaggagcagatGAGGCTGCCGGGGGCCGAGGTGTACCGGTTTGCTGAGCCAGACTCTGAGGAGAATGTCGTGTTTGAGGAGAACGTCCAGTCCAAGTCTGGGATCCCCATCATCAAAGCGGGGACGGTCCTGAAACTGATCGAGAGGCTTACCTTTCACATGTACGCAG ATCCGAACTTTGTCCGAACATTTCTGACCACCTACAGATCCTTCTGTAAACCTCAGGAGCTTCTGGACCTACTCATGGAGAG GTTTGAGATCCCAGAGCCGAGGCTGAGCGAGGTGGATCAGATGGAGGGTGGAGAGCAGCCGCTCAGCGCTGAACTGAAGCGATTCCGCAAAGAGTTTGTCCAGCCAGTCCAACTCAG agTGCTGAATGTGTGTCGTCACTGGGTGGAGCATCATTACTATGACTTCGAGAGAGATTCTCACCTGCTGAGACAACTGGAGGAGTTCATCGCCTCCGTCAGAG GTAAGGCAATGAGAAAGTGGGTGGAGTCTATCACTAAGATCAtccagaggaagaaacagagcGTGCCCAGTCACAGCATCACCTTCCAGAACTCTCCTCCGCCAATCGAGTGGCACATCTGTAAACCAGGAAACACGGAGCTGTTCGACCTGATGACGCTGCACCCCATCGAGATCGGACGCCAGCTCACCCTGCTCGAGTCTGACTTCTACAG GGCGGTGCAGCCGTCAGAGCTGGTCGGCAGTGTCTGGAccaaagaagacaaagagattCACTCCCCGAACCTGCTGAGGATGATACGACACACCACCAACCTCACCCTGTGGTTCGAGAA gTGTATTGTGGAAACCGAGAACTTGGAGGAACGAGTTGCTGTCGTGTCACGAATCATTGAGATTCTTCAGGTGTTTCAGGAACTCAACAACTTCAACGGAGTTCTGGAAGTCGTCAGTGCCATGAACTCGTCACCGGTCTACAGACTGGACCACACCTTCGAG cAAATTCCGAGTCGTCAGAGAAAAATCCTGGAGGAAGCTCACGACCTGAGCGAAGATCACTACAAGAAGTATTTAGCTAAACTTCGCTCCATCAACCCCCCCTGTGTCCCCTTCTTTG gaatCTACCTGACTAACATCCTGAAGACGGAGGAGGGGAATCCAGACTTCCTACGTCGTCACGGTAAAGATCTGATAAACTTCAGTAAGAGGAGGAAGGTGGCAGAAATCACAGGAGAGATCCAACAGTACCAGAACCAGCCGTACTGTCTGAGGGTGGAGAATGACATCCGG AAGTTCTTTGAGAACCTGAACCCGATGGAGGACATGTCAGAGAAAGACTTCGCTGATCATCTGTTCAACAAATCTCTGGAGATCGAACCTCGAAACGCTCGCTCCTTACCTCGATTT GTGAAGAGGTACACCTGTCCTCTGAAATCTCCGGGGATCCGTCCGACGTCGGCGCGGCCCGGCACCATGCGACACCCAACACCGCTGCAGAACGAGCCCAGGAAGATCAGCTACAGCCGCATCCCCGACAGCGAGGCCGAGGGCGGGGCTGTCTCCGCCCCCAACTCCCCCCGCACACCTCTGACTCCGCCCCCCGCATCCGccgcctccagctccaccgaTGTAGGCAGCGTGTTCGACTCGCCGCAGGGTCCCAGCAGCCCCTTCCATTCCA